In a single window of the Drosophila subpulchrella strain 33 F10 #4 breed RU33 chromosome X, RU_Dsub_v1.1 Primary Assembly, whole genome shotgun sequence genome:
- the LOC119556038 gene encoding GPN-loop GTPase 1: MSAGVEDIKLEALSLSEGIRKSPVCIIVLGMAGSGKTTFTRSLIQHAQEKFNPYVVNLDPACREVPYAAHVDIRDTVNYREVMKQYQLGPNGGIVTALNMFTTKMSQFAELVRRAGERGHKWCVIDTPGQIEVFTWSASGNIITEGLATMFPTIVVYVMDVVRSACPTTFMSNMLYACSILYKTRLPFLVALNKIDLQDCSFVLDWMTDFETFQEALEQEQTFVSNLTRTMSLTLDTFYESLSTCGVSAMTGVGFAQLLKKILDCVTEYERDYKPVYEKMRQERLAEQAAGPRPADNVEDAGVPVNLGWDLQDPPANSGTSVFLMAPGLVPQSAENDREEDMEEDPKGTMEDQDFHSFVLNHLTAQQSKRDKMQLEQSQT, translated from the exons ATGTCCGCCGGAGTGGAGGACATCAAGCTGGAAGCCCTGTCCCTCAGCGAAGGGATCCGGAAGTCGCCCGTCTGCATAATTGTGCTGGGGATGGCCGGCAGCGGCAAGACCACGTTTACTCGGAGTCTTATACAGCACGCCCAAGAGAAGTTCAATCCGTACGTGGTTAACTTGGACCCGGCGTGCCGGGAAGTGCCGTACGCGGCCCACGTGGACATCCGGGACACGGTCAACTACCGGGAGGTGATGAAGCAATATCAGTTGGGTCCAAACGGCGGCATAGTGACCGCCCTAAACATGTTCACCACCAAAATGTCTCAGTTTGCGGAACTAGTGCGTCGCGCCGGCGAGCGGGGCCACAAGTGGTGTGTGATTGATACGCCTGGACAGATTGAGGTTTTTACCTGGTCTGCATCCGGAAACATTATCACCGAGGGTTTGGCCACCATGTTCCCGACCATTGTGGTCTATGTTATGGATGTGGTGCGCAGCGCCTGTCCCACCACGTTCATGTCCAACATGCTCTACGCCTGTTCCATCCTGTACAAGACAAGATTGCCATTCCTGGTGGCGCTAAATAAG ATCGACCTGCAGGACTGCAGCTTTGTGCTAGACTGGATGACGGACTTCGAGACCTTCCAGGAGGCTCTGGAGCAGGAGCAGACCTTCGTAAGCAACCTCACGCGCACCATGTCGCTTACTCTAGACACCTTCTACGAGAGTCTAAGCACCTGCGGCGTTTCGGCCATGACGGGCGTGGGCTTCGCCCAGCTCCTGAAAAAGATTCTTGACTGCGTGACGGAGTATGAGCGGGACTACAAGCCCGTGTACGAGAAGATGCGCCAGGAGCGATTGGCGGAGCAGGCAGCGGGTCCGAGACCTGCCGACAATGTGGAAGATGCTGGCGTCCCAGTTAACCTGGGATGGGATCTGCAG GACCCACCTGCGAACTCCGGAACCAGCGTATTTCTTATGGCTCCTGGTCTGGTGCCCCAATCCGCCGAGAATGACAGGGAAGAGGACATGGAGGAGGACCCGAAGGGCACCATGGAGGACCAGGACTTTCACAGCTTCGTGCTGAATCACCTTACTGCCCAACAGAGCAAGCGGGACAAGATGCAGCTAGAACAGTCTCAGACTTAG